The DNA region agcagccctgggtgctGGTCACTGGCAGTTCTGGGGACATGGGCATGGGGACAGGGTAgggacagggatgaggatggTGCTGGGTGGCCCCGGCCCCCTCAGCCCAGATGGCCACGGAGTGACTCaccccagctggcagtgccaccacgGCCGTTTCCGTGTCCTTGTCAGTGGGGCAGGGGGCCCGGTGGCAGTgtccagggctctgcagaggggccgggcaggggctgCGCTGGCGGCAGCCGCTGGTGGCTCTGCCAGAGCTGGTGCAGCTCCTTGAACTGCTCCACCATCCTGTCCTTGAGGTCGGGGTGTGAGATCTGCAGCGGGATGCTGTCGGCCGACCAGGACAGCTCCCCAGAGaacatctccagcagcagccgcGCTGCCACCGGCACCACCTGCAGGAGCCCCGGGTGTCACCACGGGCAGAGACAGCCACTCGTGCCCCCCGGGACAGCCGCAGGTGCCAGCCCCTCACCTGCACCGTGATCAGCTTCTTCTCCTTGGGCTTCTGGTCTGGCCACTCCTCGCCAAAGCACAGGAAGATCTCAAAGGGGGGCGGGGTGGGGGTCTGCCCCTTCTGGAACTGGATgaggcctgcagggacacccaAGTGAAGAATGGGACAGGGCCTCACACCTGCTTgggccaccaccaccacagccaTGACAGCTGAGGGCAACTCCAGAACCAGCTGGTgaccccatcccagctccatccatcccccCATTCCCCCAGGTTCCCATGTGCCACCTGGTGTCTCCCCATCCTACCCAGTGTCCCCACCATTGCATCTGGTTGTCCCCATTTACACCTTTGTCCCCCTCATGCCACCAGCTGCCCACGTGCCTGGTGTTCCCCAGCTGATCTCTCCATCCCAATCCATTGCCCTCAAGGGAcaccctcccttcccctctgaCCGTTGAGGAAGCCCTCGAGGCTGAAGAGCTTGGtccttctctccctctggaTGGGGTTGGGGCCAGGCCGGGGAGCGGCACAGGGCCCTGTCCAGAAGACCTTGCACTGACAGAGCCGGAGAGCGAAGAGATCCTGGCCCTGGAGCTCCAGGATGAGCCCTCGGTCCAGCACGTCCAGCAGCTGGTGCGTGTAGAAGCGCTGCTTCTCGTTGGGAATGGCGTCGGGAGCAGGGAAGCGCACCTGCTCCAGCGTCAGGGGCCCAAagagctcctcctgctcccgcgtgggctccaggctgctgtggaACAGCCGGCAGCCGTGCGGGTTGCTGACGGTCAGGGCACAGACCTGGCGGCCCCGGTACTGGAACTTCAGCTCCAGGTCAGTCACTGCCAGAGGGCCACGTGGTCAGTGGGGCCAGGGAGCACCCCAGGGCCGCTCCAGCTGGCCACCCCACGCACCGCCTGGCCACCCTCATCCATCCCACAGCCAGTCTGCACCCACAGTCACCCCAAACCAGCCACCCCATTGCCATCCCATAGCCACCCTCACCCAGCGACCCTGCCGCCACTCCCATCCATCCCACTACCATCCATCCCATGGCCACCCCACACCTGTGGCCACCTCTGTGCCACCACCCCATGGCCACCCCACTCCTTGCAGCCACCACGTGGCCTCACCACACCCACGACCACCCCGTCCATGCTCCCATGCCCTCCCCGCCAGCCCCCTGCTCACGTGGCAGCATGTGGGGGCTGAC from Sylvia atricapilla isolate bSylAtr1 chromosome 5, bSylAtr1.pri, whole genome shotgun sequence includes:
- the IRF5 gene encoding interferon regulatory factor 5; translation: MDPPRRVRLKPWLVAQVSSRRFPGLRWLDPERRRFVIPWGHATRNPPGPQDHDTIFKAWAQETGRFRAGDPPDPPRWKATLRCALNKSREFRLLMDGPRGSPAQPFRVYELCEEPPGGADGGDEDEYGCSGEEDVSQLHKMTSLSIDDTQHGGDLLPPYHWPKEEPPPFANCCPPGGPFGPPPPSLLQGEAGGTHGAPELLPGALAETGSPLDPPGPSSSCPVAPTEQLIPDLLVSPHMLPLTDLELKFQYRGRQVCALTVSNPHGCRLFHSSLEPTREQEELFGPLTLEQVRFPAPDAIPNEKQRFYTHQLLDVLDRGLILELQGQDLFALRLCQCKVFWTGPCAAPRPGPNPIQRERRTKLFSLEGFLNGLIQFQKGQTPTPPPFEIFLCFGEEWPDQKPKEKKLITVQVVPVAARLLLEMFSGELSWSADSIPLQISHPDLKDRMVEQFKELHQLWQSHQRLPPAQPLPGPSAEPWTLPPGPLPH